Proteins from one Drosophila gunungcola strain Sukarami chromosome 3R, Dgunungcola_SK_2, whole genome shotgun sequence genomic window:
- the LOC128266213 gene encoding ABC transporter G family member 23 isoform X8 — protein sequence MLISTISTDSAMAATNNDGGTQTQPNAVAAWGAPANGPRNTQAAVSVRHAFKAYGKKKNANQVLNNLNMTVPKGTIYGLLGASGCGKTTLLSCIVGRRYMDAGEIFVLGGKPGTRGSGVPGKRVGYMPQEIALYGEFSIQETMMYFGWIFGMETKEILERLQFLLNFLDLPSEKRLVKNLSGGQQRRVSFAVALMHDPELLILDEPTVGVDPLLRQSIWNHLVHITKAGQKTVIITTHYIEEARQAHTIGLMRSGHLLAEESPSVLLSLYKCISLEEVFLKLSRIQSQKGDVTHVNFSNNISLHAMAFGSKMDKPSSSQEGGVVGLNFHQSKEVLINDSNGSIYTLNQEPYSPPPSRRNNNPNDEESCQDCYANLCKITSKGKIRALLTKNMLRMWRNVGVMLFIFALPVMQVILFCLAIGRDPQGLNLAIVNGEMNDTVRDNCYWEDGCHFKNLGCRYLSHLNTSVVKTYYEDLEDAKEAVRKGTAWGAVYISENFTDAFIARANLGRDSDDETIDSSEVKVWLDMSNQQIGVMLNRDIQLAFRDFAMGLLGQCGSNPKLGDVPIQFRDPIYGTMNPSFTDFVAPGVILTIVFFLAVALTSSALIIERTEGLLDRSWVAGVSPFEILFSHVITQFVVMCGQTTLVLIFMLVVFGVTNNGDLFWVIVLTLLQGMCGMCFGFLISSVCELERNAIQLALGSFYPTLLLSGVIWPIEGMPVVLRYISLCLPLTLATSSLRSILTRGWAILESDVYIGYVSTLSWIVGFLVLTLLVLRAKRG from the exons atgctgATATCAAC CATTTCCACAGACTCCGCGATGGCGGCCACAAACAATGATGGTGGCACACAGACACAGCCGAATGCCGTGGCGGCTTGGGGAGCTCCGGCGAATGGACCCCGGAACACACAGGCCGCCGTATCCGTGCGGCATGCCTTCAAGGCGTACGGCAAGAAGAAGAACGCCAACCAGGTGCTGAACAACCTGAACATGACTGTGCCCAAGGGAACAAT ctATGGTCTTCTGGGAGCTTCCGGATGTGGCAAGACCACTCTGCTGTCCTGCATTGTGGGTCGCCGCTACATGGACGCCGGTGAGATCTTCGTGCTGGGCGGCAAACCCGGCACTCGGGGATCGGGTGTTCCGGGAAAACGTGTGGGCTACATGCCCCAGGAGATCGCCCTGTACGGCGAGTTCTCCATCCAGGAGACGATGATGTATTTCGGCTGGATCTTCGGCATGGAGACCAAAGAGATCTTGGAGCGTCTACAGTTCCTGCTCAACTTCCTCGATCTGCCGTCGGAGAAGCGTCTGGTCAAGAATTTGAGTGGTGGTCAGCAGCGTCGTGTGAGTTTCGCCGTGGCCCTGATGCACGATCCCGAGCTCTTGATTCTGGATGAGCCCACCGTGGGCGTGGACCCACTGCTGCGACAGAGCATCTGGAATCACCTGGTGCACATCACGAAGGCGGGCCAGAAGACGGTCATCATCACAACACATTATATTGAGGAGGCGCGTCAGGCGCATACG ATCGGTCTAATGCGATCGGGTCACCTGCTGGCCGAGGAGTCGCCCAGCGTCCTGCTCTCCCTTTACAAGTGCATCAGTCTGGAGGAGGTGTTCCTCAAGCTTTCCCGCATCCAGAGCCAAAAGGGCGATGTGACCCATGTGAACTTCAG TAACAACATCTCGTTGCACGCCATGGCCTTCGGCAGCAAGATGGACAAGCCGAGCTCCAGTCAGGAGGGCGGCGTGGTGGGCCTCAACTTCCACCAGAGCAAGGAGGTGCTGATCAACGACAGCAATGGATCAATTTACACG CTCAACCAGGAACCATATAGTCCACCGCCGTCGAGGCGCAACAACAATCCCAATGACGAGGAGAGCTGCCAGGACTGTTATGCCAACCTGTGCAAGATCACCTCCAAGGGCAAGATCCGCGCCCTGCTCACCAAGAACATGCTGCGCATGTGGCGCAACGTGGGCGTGATGCTGTTCATCTTCGCCCTGCCCGTCATGCAGGTGATCCTCTTCTGCCTGGCCATCGGACGCGATCCCCAGGGCCTCAACCTGGCCATAGTCAACGGGGAGATGAACGACACGGTAAGG GACAACTGTTACTGGGAGGACGGCTGCCACTTTAAGAACCTGGGATGTCGCTATCTGAGTCACCTGAACACGAGTGTGGTCAAAACGTATTATGAGGACCTAGAAGATGCCAAAGAAGCCGTGCGAAAGGGCACAGCTTGGGGAGCCGTCTACATAAGCGAAAACTTCACGGACGCCTTCATTGCCCGAGCAAATCTGGGACGTGACTCCGATGACGAGACAATCGACTCCTCCGAGGTGAAGGTCTGGCTGGACATGTCCAACCAGCAGATCGGCGTCATGCTCAACCGAGACATCCAGCTGGCCTTCAGGGACTTTGCCATGGGACTGTTGGGCCAGTGCGGCAGCAACCCGAAATTGGGCGACGTGCCCATTCAGTTCAGGGACCCCATCTACGGCACCATGAATCCATCGTTCACCGATTTCGTGGCACCTGGCGTGATCTTGAC cATTGTATTCTTCTTGGCTGTCGCTTTAACGTCATCGGCTCTGATCATTGAGCGCACTGAG GGCCTTTTGGATCGCTCCTGGGTGGCTGGCGTCTCTCCGTTCGAGATCCTGTTCTCCCACGTGATCACCCAGTTTGTGGTGATGTGCGGACAGACTACTCTGGTGTTGATCTTCATGCTGGTGGTGTTCGGAGTTACCAATAATGGCGACCTCTTCTGGGTGATTGTGCTGACCCTGCTGCAGGGCATGTGTGGCATGTGCTTCGGTTTCCTCATCTCCTCGGTCTGCGAGCTGGAGAGGAATGCCATCCAGCTGGCGCTGGGCTCTTTCTATCCCACTTTGCTGCTGTCCGGCGTGATCTGGCCCATTGAGGGCATGCCCGTGGTGCTGAG ATACATATCCTTGTGCCTGCCATTAACACTGGCCACCTCTTCGCTGCGCTCCATCCTCACACGTGGCTGGGCGATACTGGAGTCGGATGTGTACATCGGCTATGTGAGCACACTGTCCTGGATCGTGGGCTTTCTGGTGCTGACGCTCCTCGTGCTGCGGGCCAAACGCGGCTAG
- the LOC128266213 gene encoding ABC transporter G family member 20 isoform X9 — MLISTISTDSAMAATNNDGGTQTQPNAVAAWGAPANGPRNTQAAVSVRHAFKAYGKKKNANQVLNNLNMTVPKGTIYGLLGASGCGKTTLLSCIVGRRYMDAGEIFVLGGKPGTRGSGVPGKRVGYMPQEIALYGEFSIQETMMYFGWIFGMETKEILERLQFLLNFLDLPSEKRLVKNLSGGQQRRVSFAVALMHDPELLILDEPTVGVDPLLRQSIWNHLVHITKAGQKTVIITTHYIEEARQAHTIGLMRSGHLLAEESPSVLLSLYKCISLEEVFLKLSRIQSQKGDVTHVNFSNNISLHAMAFGSKMDKPSSSQEGGVVGLNFHQSKEVLINDSNGSIYTLNQEPYSPPPSRRNNNPNDEESCQDCYANLCKITSKGKIRALLTKNMLRMWRNVGVMLFIFALPVMQVILFCLAIGRDPQGLNLAIVNGEMNDTDNCYWEDGCHFKNLGCRYLSHLNTSVVKTYYEDLEDAKEAVRKGTAWGAVYISENFTDAFIARANLGRDSDDETIDSSEVKVWLDMSNQQIGVMLNRDIQLAFRDFAMGLLGQCGSNPKLGDVPIQFRDPIYGTMNPSFTDFVAPGVILTIVFFLAVALTSSALIIERTEGLLDRSWVAGVSPFEILFSHVITQFVVMCGQTTLVLIFMLVVFGVTNNGDLFWVIVLTLLQGMCGMCFGFLISSVCELERNAIQLALGSFYPTLLLSGVIWPIEGMPVVLRYISLCLPLTLATSSLRSILTRGWAILESDVYIGYVSTLSWIVGFLVLTLLVLRAKRG; from the exons atgctgATATCAAC CATTTCCACAGACTCCGCGATGGCGGCCACAAACAATGATGGTGGCACACAGACACAGCCGAATGCCGTGGCGGCTTGGGGAGCTCCGGCGAATGGACCCCGGAACACACAGGCCGCCGTATCCGTGCGGCATGCCTTCAAGGCGTACGGCAAGAAGAAGAACGCCAACCAGGTGCTGAACAACCTGAACATGACTGTGCCCAAGGGAACAAT ctATGGTCTTCTGGGAGCTTCCGGATGTGGCAAGACCACTCTGCTGTCCTGCATTGTGGGTCGCCGCTACATGGACGCCGGTGAGATCTTCGTGCTGGGCGGCAAACCCGGCACTCGGGGATCGGGTGTTCCGGGAAAACGTGTGGGCTACATGCCCCAGGAGATCGCCCTGTACGGCGAGTTCTCCATCCAGGAGACGATGATGTATTTCGGCTGGATCTTCGGCATGGAGACCAAAGAGATCTTGGAGCGTCTACAGTTCCTGCTCAACTTCCTCGATCTGCCGTCGGAGAAGCGTCTGGTCAAGAATTTGAGTGGTGGTCAGCAGCGTCGTGTGAGTTTCGCCGTGGCCCTGATGCACGATCCCGAGCTCTTGATTCTGGATGAGCCCACCGTGGGCGTGGACCCACTGCTGCGACAGAGCATCTGGAATCACCTGGTGCACATCACGAAGGCGGGCCAGAAGACGGTCATCATCACAACACATTATATTGAGGAGGCGCGTCAGGCGCATACG ATCGGTCTAATGCGATCGGGTCACCTGCTGGCCGAGGAGTCGCCCAGCGTCCTGCTCTCCCTTTACAAGTGCATCAGTCTGGAGGAGGTGTTCCTCAAGCTTTCCCGCATCCAGAGCCAAAAGGGCGATGTGACCCATGTGAACTTCAG TAACAACATCTCGTTGCACGCCATGGCCTTCGGCAGCAAGATGGACAAGCCGAGCTCCAGTCAGGAGGGCGGCGTGGTGGGCCTCAACTTCCACCAGAGCAAGGAGGTGCTGATCAACGACAGCAATGGATCAATTTACACG CTCAACCAGGAACCATATAGTCCACCGCCGTCGAGGCGCAACAACAATCCCAATGACGAGGAGAGCTGCCAGGACTGTTATGCCAACCTGTGCAAGATCACCTCCAAGGGCAAGATCCGCGCCCTGCTCACCAAGAACATGCTGCGCATGTGGCGCAACGTGGGCGTGATGCTGTTCATCTTCGCCCTGCCCGTCATGCAGGTGATCCTCTTCTGCCTGGCCATCGGACGCGATCCCCAGGGCCTCAACCTGGCCATAGTCAACGGGGAGATGAACGACACG GACAACTGTTACTGGGAGGACGGCTGCCACTTTAAGAACCTGGGATGTCGCTATCTGAGTCACCTGAACACGAGTGTGGTCAAAACGTATTATGAGGACCTAGAAGATGCCAAAGAAGCCGTGCGAAAGGGCACAGCTTGGGGAGCCGTCTACATAAGCGAAAACTTCACGGACGCCTTCATTGCCCGAGCAAATCTGGGACGTGACTCCGATGACGAGACAATCGACTCCTCCGAGGTGAAGGTCTGGCTGGACATGTCCAACCAGCAGATCGGCGTCATGCTCAACCGAGACATCCAGCTGGCCTTCAGGGACTTTGCCATGGGACTGTTGGGCCAGTGCGGCAGCAACCCGAAATTGGGCGACGTGCCCATTCAGTTCAGGGACCCCATCTACGGCACCATGAATCCATCGTTCACCGATTTCGTGGCACCTGGCGTGATCTTGAC cATTGTATTCTTCTTGGCTGTCGCTTTAACGTCATCGGCTCTGATCATTGAGCGCACTGAG GGCCTTTTGGATCGCTCCTGGGTGGCTGGCGTCTCTCCGTTCGAGATCCTGTTCTCCCACGTGATCACCCAGTTTGTGGTGATGTGCGGACAGACTACTCTGGTGTTGATCTTCATGCTGGTGGTGTTCGGAGTTACCAATAATGGCGACCTCTTCTGGGTGATTGTGCTGACCCTGCTGCAGGGCATGTGTGGCATGTGCTTCGGTTTCCTCATCTCCTCGGTCTGCGAGCTGGAGAGGAATGCCATCCAGCTGGCGCTGGGCTCTTTCTATCCCACTTTGCTGCTGTCCGGCGTGATCTGGCCCATTGAGGGCATGCCCGTGGTGCTGAG ATACATATCCTTGTGCCTGCCATTAACACTGGCCACCTCTTCGCTGCGCTCCATCCTCACACGTGGCTGGGCGATACTGGAGTCGGATGTGTACATCGGCTATGTGAGCACACTGTCCTGGATCGTGGGCTTTCTGGTGCTGACGCTCCTCGTGCTGCGGGCCAAACGCGGCTAG